A part of Gossypium hirsutum isolate 1008001.06 chromosome A07, Gossypium_hirsutum_v2.1, whole genome shotgun sequence genomic DNA contains:
- the LOC107955299 gene encoding 54S ribosomal protein L19, mitochondrial, translating to MSTLKEILTRRPVAATIRLTVPAGGARPAPPVGPALGQYRLNLMAFCKDFNARTQKYKPDTPMSVTITAFKDNTFEFTVKSPSVTWYLKKAAGIESGSSRPGHLVATTLSVRHIYEIAKIKQSDPYCQYMSLESICKSIIGTASTMGIKVVKDLD from the coding sequence ATGTCGACCCTGAAAGAAATCCTAACCCGCCGTCCAGTGGCGGCCACCATCAGGCTGACTGTACCGGCTGGAGGAGCACGACCCGCACCCCCAGTAGGTCCAGCCCTGGGTCAGTATCGACTTAATCTAATGGCCTTCTGCAAGGACTTCAACGCCCGAACCCAAAAGTACAAGCCCGACACCCCCATGTCTGTCACTATCACCGCCTTCAAAGACAACACCTTTGAGTTCACTGTCAAGTCTCCATCCGTCACCTGGTACTTGAAGAAGGCAGCGGGTATCGAGTCCGGAAGCAGCCGGCCTGGCCACTTGGTCGCCACCACTTTGTCCGTCAGACATATTTACGAGATTGCCAAGATTAAGCAATCCGATCCATATTGTCAGTACATGTCCCTGGAGAGTATTTGTAAGTCCATTATTGGGACTGCTAGTACCATGGGGATTAAGGTGGTGAAGGACTTGGATTAG
- the LOC107955297 gene encoding exosome complex exonuclease RRP44 homolog A — MLKSNTFSRKTKAGRIKKEVREIYLRDDIYCGAAACKTCDSSTSRAPLDVASPLLILDTNVLLHQIDLLENSAIDNAVLLSVVLDEVKNKNMAVYNRLRALSTNPLRKFYVFSNQFHKDTFVKRMDGETPNDYNDRAIRVATQWYQTHLGTAATVLLITNDRDNKRRAGEEGISADTIQSYVKSLGQPELLDLLVQPASESEDTVMVEIEDLRPSKRQVVYQEHKPMSEITSGLHRGIYHQGKLRVNRYNPFQAYVGSESIGDEIIIYGRQNMNRAFDGDIVAVELLRQDQWHEEKNLSIADEEDEEEDDVHLAPSSADDAPRTTNLVSDSATDMNSTPSRPSGRVVGIIKRNWHSYCGSLEPMSMPAGTGSFTSALFVSKDRRIPKIRIQTRQLENLLDKRIIVAVDSWDRQSRYPSGHYVRVIGEIGDRDTESEVVLIENDINSRPFSSQVLACLPPLPWSVSSEDVANSIRQDLRSLRVFSVDPPSCKDIDDALHCTALPNGNYEVGVHIADVTNFVHPGTPLDGEASQRGTSVYLVERRIDMLPKPLTEDICSLRADVERLAFSVIWEMTPDAEIISTRFTKSVIKSCGALSYVEAQARMDDSRLMDPLTTDLRNMNALAKIMRQRRIDRGALTLASAEVKFQIDTETHDPLDIGMYQIREANQMVEEFMLAANVSVAKQIRDCFPSCSLLRRHPTPTREMLEPLLCTAAAIGLELDVSSSKALADSLDRAVRDDPYFNKLIRILATRCMTQAVYFCSEDLSPSEYHHYGLAAPLYTHFTSPIRRYADVIVHRLLAASLGIDKLPPVFQDRSQLTSIADNLNYRHRNAQMASRASVELHTLIYFRKRPTDTEARIVKIRSNGFIVFVPKYGIEGPVYLTGRGEKGSGEWHVDEQQQKIVKMDNSNSNSLSYSVLQSVRIHMEVVEPQPNRPKLQLTLIT; from the exons atgtTGAAGAGCAACACGTTCAGCAGGAAGACCAAGGCCGGCAGAATTAAGAAG GAAGTTAGAGAAATATATCTGAGAGACGACATTTACTGTGGAGCTGCGGCTTGCAAAACGTGTGACAGTTCCACGTCACGTGCTCCTTTGGATGTTGCTTCTCCCCTTCTCATTCTTGATACCAATGTCCTTCTTCAtcag atCGACTTGCTTGAGAACTCTGCCATCGACAATGCGGTGCTGCTATCTGTGGTGCTGGATGAAGTTAAGAATAAGAACATGGCCGTTTACAATAGACTTAGAGCTCTTTCCACCAATCCTCTCCGCAAGTTCTATGTTTTCAGTAACCAGTTCCATAA AGACACATTTGTAAAGCGCATGGATGGTGAAACTCCAAATGATTACAATGACAGAG CAATTCGGGTGGCTACTCAATGGTATCAAACTCATCTTGGTACTGCAGCAACAGTTTTACTTATAACCAATGACAGAGACAATAAGAGGAGGGCTGGTGAAGAGGGCATTTCTGCTGACACAA TTCAGTCCTATGTAAAATCATTGGGCCAACCAGAGTTGCTTGACCTGCTTGTTCAACCTGCATCCGAATCTGAAGATACTGTCATGGTAGAAATTGAAGATTTGAGACCTTCCAAGAGACAAGTTGTTTATCAAGAA caTAAACCCATGTCTGAGATTACGTCGGGCTTGCATCGTGGAATATACCATCAAGGAAAGCTTCGTGTTAATCGCTACAATCCATTTCAAGCATATGTTGGAAGTGAGAGCATAGGTgatgaaataattatatatggACGTCAAAACATGAACAGAGCTTTTGATGGTGATATAGTAGCTGTGGAACTTCTGCGCCAAGATCAGTGGCATGAGGAGAAGAACTTATCCATCGCGGATGAAG aggatgaggaagaagatgatgttCATTTAGCTCCAAGCAGTGCTGATGATGCCCCTAGAACTACGAATCTGGTATCAGATTCTGCCACTGATATGAACTCCACTCCATCACGGCCATCAGGCCGTGTTGTTGGTATTATAAAGAGGAACTGGCACTC TTATTGTGGGTCTTTGGAACCAATGTCTATGCCTGCTGGGACTGGAAGCTTTACATCTGCCCTATTTGTCTCCAAAGATCGTAGAATTCCTAAGATTCGGATCCAAACCCGGCAGCTTGAAAATCTTTTGGATAAGAGGATAATTGTGGCAGTTGATTCTTGGGACCGTCAGTCTCGGTATCCTTCTGGTCATTATGTACGAGTCATTGGAGAAATAGGTGATAGAGACACCGAGAGTGAG GTGGTGTTGATCGAGAATGACATAAACTCAAGGCCCTTTTCTTCCCAAGTTTTGGCTTGCCTGCCACCATTACCATGGTCTGTGTCTAGTGAAGATGTGGCAAATTCAATCCGGCAGGATTTACGATCTTTGCGTGTCTTTAGCGTGGATCCACCTA GTTGCAAGGACATTGATGATGCACTACACTGTACAGCTCTTCCTAATGGGAACTATGAAGTTGGAGTTC ACATTGCTGATGTAACAAATTTTGTTCACCCGGGCACCCCGCTGGATGGTGAAGCTTCCCAGAGGGGCACATCTGTCTACCTTGTTGAGCGCCGGATTGACATGCTTCCTAAACCTTTGACAGAAG ATATATGTTCACTTAGGGCTGATGTAGAAAGGCTAGCCTTTTCAGTTATTTGG GAAATGACGCCTGATGCAGAGATTATCTCAACTAGATTCACAAAAAGTGTTATCAAATCTTGTGGTGCTTTGTCTTATGTTGAAGCCCAGGCTAGGATGGATGATAG TCGACTGATGGACCCATTAACTACAGATTTGAGAAATATGAATGCATTGGCTAAG ATAATGAGGCAGAGACGTATCGATAGAGGAGCCTTAACTCTTGCTTCTGCCGAAGTCAAATTTCAAATTGATACTGAGACTCATGATCCTCTTGACATTG GCATGTATCAGATTCGAGAAGCAAACCAAATGGTTGAGGAATTCATGCTTGCTGCCAATGTTTCAGTTGCCAAACAAATCCGTGATTGTTTTCCTTCTTGTTCGCTACTAAG GCGGCATCCAACTCCCACCAGAGAAATGCTTGAACCTTTGTTGTGCACTGCTGCTGCCATTGGACTCGAATTGGATGTTTCATCATCAAAGGCATTGGCTGATTCCCTTGACCGTGCTGTG CGTGATGATCCTTACTTTAATAAGTTGATTCGGATACTGGCAACTAGGTGTATGACACAG GCTGTTTATTTCTGTAGTGAGGACCTCAGCCCCTCAGAATATCATCATTATGGCCTTGCTGCGCCCCTATATACTCATTTCACTTCTCCTATTAGGAGATATGCAG ATGTGATTGTGCACAGGTTGCTTGCTGCATCTCTAGGGATCGATAAGCTTCCACCAGTTTTCCAGGACAGATCTCAACTAACTAGCATTGCTGATa ATCTGAATTATCGACATAGGAATGCCCAAATGGCAAGCAGGGCCTCTGTTGAGCTCCATACTCTCATTTACTTCAGAAAACG GCCCACTGACACAGAAGCCAGAATAGTGAAGATAAGGTCCAACGGGTTCATTGTGTTTGTGCCCAA ATATGGAATAGAAGGCCCGGTGTACTTGACAGGCAGAGGAGAGAAGGGAAGCGGGGAGTGGCATGTGGACGAGCAGCAGCAGAAGATTGTAAAGATGGacaatagtaatagtaatagcCTTTCCTACAGTGTACTGCAATCAGTGAGGATCCACATGGAGGTTGTGGAACCCCAACCGAACCGCCCTAAACTGCAGCTTACTCTTATTACCTAG
- the LOC107955296 gene encoding receptor like protein kinase S.2: MAAALECWSSRATTADDDMVEQVLVRSNDRSEDTSSSSSSSASAKLEAPSAKNKRFQRLSRNVSEAIASLKNSLNLDTSSPRDQLPPPVPSVPSSSSNPDVCRKVVWGTVVRNLTQLYPGSQLPEKLVSNIRKHYDSLPLSYAQAGFDMKEVFLHIKLIEQASGDDHPAIFIQQTSDDEVQGCVFKLTFACNSSFSWSAMSGALDSASICCKKIQIFEKKGFTLGIILFLVQSAQDKFFKSHVESALKSALRKPKTTTVKLPFGLCGCQEESTKGRDFGEIEEEPSEQTHRNGIENPNARIQLPMPLPSSSFVVLVDEWQTIQSGADEIGKWLLNSESLEFIDQIAPNSFKGVYKGKRVGIEKLKGCDKGNSYEFELRKDLLELMTCGHRNILQFYGVCVDENNGLCVVTKLMEGGSVHDLMLKNKKPQIKEIMRIAADVAEGIKFMNDHGVAYKDLNTQRILLDKHGNACLADMGIVTACKSVSEAMEYETDGYRWLAPEIIAGDPENVSETWMSNSYSFGMVIWEMVTGEAAYSACSPVQAAVGIAACGLRPDIPKDCPQILKSLMTKCWNSCPSKRPQFSDILSLLLRTSYR; this comes from the exons ATGGCTGCAGCCCTCGAGTGCTGGTCCAGCCGAGCCACCACCGCCGATGACGACATGGTCGAGCAGGTTTTGGTGCGCTCCAACGACCGATCCGAGGacacctcctcctcctcctcctcctctgcTTCTGCCAAACTTGAAGCCCCGTCCGCCAAGAACAAACGGTTCCAGAGGTTGAGCAGGAACGTCTCGGAGGCCATTGCCTCTCTCAAGAACTCTCTCAATCTCGACACTTCCTCCCCACGTGATCAGCTTCCTCCTCCCGTTCCTTCTGTCCCTTCATCTTCCTCCAACCCCGACGTTTGCCGGAAAGTGGTCTGGGGTACCGTTGTACGGAACTTGACTCAGCTTTATCCTGGAAGCCAGTTGCCTGAGAAGCTTGTCTCCAATATCCGCAAGCATTATGATTCCTTGCCTCTCAG TTATGCACAGGCGGGATTTGATATGAAAGAAGTATTTCTACATATAAAATTGATAGAACAGGCATCAGGGGATGATCACCCTGCTATATTTATTCAGCAAACATCTGATGATGAGGTACAAGGTTGCGTGTTTAAGCTCACATTTGCTTGTAATTCTTCCTTTTCTTGGTCTGCCATGTCTGGTGCTCTTGATTCTGCTTCCATCTGTTGCAAGAAGATACAGATATTTGAGAAGAAAGGGTTCACCCTTGGAATTATTCTCTTCTTGGTTCAATCCGCCCAAGACAAGTTTTTTAAATCCCATGTCGAGAGTGCCCTCAAATCTGCTCTTCGGAAGCCCAAGACGACCACTGTTAAACTACCATTTGGACTTTGTGGATGTCAGGAGGAGAGTACTAAAGGGAGAGATTTTGGGGAAATTGAAGAAGAACCAAGTGAGCAAACTCACAGAAATGGGATTGAAAATCCAAATGCCAGGATTCAGCTTCCAATGCCTCTGCCCTCTTCATCGTTTGTCGTATTGGTTGATGAATGGCAAACTATTCAATCAGGGGCAGACGAGATTGGGAAATGGCTATTGAACTCTGAAAGTCTTGAGTTTATTGATCAGATTGCACCCAACTCTTTTAAAGGCGTCTACAAGGGTAAACGTGTTGGAATTGAAAAGCTTAAAGGATGTGACAAGGGGAATTCTTATGAGTTTGAACTTCGAAAAGATCTCTTAGAGCTTATGACTTGTGGGCATAGGAACATTTTGCAATTCTATGGTGTTTGTGTCGATGAGAATAATGGTTTGTGCGTCGTGACAAAGTTGATGGAAGGTGGATCAGTCCATGATTTGATGCTGAAGAACAAGAAGCCTCAGATTAAGGAGATAATGAGGATTGCTGCTGATGTAGCAGAAGGAATCAAGTTTATGAATGATCATGGTGTTGCATACAAAGACCTTAACACACAGAGGATTCTGCTAGATAAGCATGGTAATGCATGCTTGGCGGACATGGGTATAGTCACTGCTTGCAAGAGTGTTAGTGAAGCAATGGAGTATGAAACCGATGGCTACCGTTGGCTTGCTCCTGAG ATCATTGCTGGGGACCCAGAGAATGTTTCGGAGACATGGATGAGTAATTCCTATAGTTTTGGGATGGTAATTTGGGAGATGGTGACAGGTGAGGCAGCCTATTCTGCATGTTCACCGGTGCAAGCAGCAGTAGGAATAGCTGCGTGTGGTCTAAGGCCTGATATCCCTAAGGACTGCCCGCAAATCCTCAAATCTCTGATGACCAAGTGCTGGAATAGTTGCCCGTCAAAGCGACCGCAATTTTCTGATATTTTATCTCTGTTGTTGCGGACCAGTTACAGGTAA